In Silene latifolia isolate original U9 population chromosome 3, ASM4854445v1, whole genome shotgun sequence, a single window of DNA contains:
- the LOC141647543 gene encoding lysM domain receptor-like kinase 3 isoform X2, with amino-acid sequence MSTLIISQLIKLGFAITILLYLCSKTVESKCKSDCNLGLASYYVQRGETLELISGYFNNVNVTDIVSYNRDRIPNKDSLEAGTRINIPFPCGCVNDTFLGHVFSYAFRKGDTYESVAQFNYTNLTTFGWIQEVNSFLPDNVPVGAIINVPVNCSCGNSSVSMDYGLFITYPLRAQDSLSSISKQFGLNESLLQEYNPGANFSAGDGIVYIPGKDESGNYLPLVLRKSSGSGLAGGVIIGICIAAVIIIIILSVWVYLRCIKRKKVNKASLLPEKSENQLSGSIGEAGGSTNIPGVNIDKSVEFSYEELAKSTDNFNFSFKIGQGGYGTVYFAELRGEKAAIKKMDIQASKEFFAELKVLTHVHHLNLVRLLGYCVEDSLFLVYEYVENGNLSQHLRSSGRDPLQWSTRVQIALDTARGLEYIHEHTVPLYIHRDIKPANILINNNFQAKVADFGLAKLSDVGNGTLPTRLVGTFGYMPPEYAQFGEVTPKVDVFAFGVVLYELISAKEAVVKQSNSAVELTSLADLFEDALSKPDPNEITKLIDPRLGDDYPLESVRQVAELAKACTHDNPHLRPSMKSVVVALTTLSSATGNWDIDSFYGNDALLNRVSGR; translated from the exons ATGTCAACTCTTATAATATCTCAATTGATTAAATTAGGGTTTGCAATTACAATTCTACTGTATTTGTGCTCAAAAACAGTAGAATCAAAGTGCAAAAGTGACTGCAATTTGGGTTTAGCATCGTATTATGTACAGCGAGGTGAAACCCTAGAGTTAATTTCTGGTTACTTCAATAATGTTAATGTAACTGATATTGTGAGCTACAACCGTGATCGAATCCCTAACAAAGACTCGCTTGAAGCCGGTACTCGGATCAATATTCCGTTTCCTTGTGGTTGTGTGAATGATACATTTTTAGGTCATGTTTTTAGTTATGCGTTTCGAAAGGGTGATACTTACGAAAGCGTTGCGCAATTTAATTATACTAATTTAACTACATTTGGTTGGATTCAAGAGGTAAATAGTTTTCTTCCGGATAATGTGCCTGTTGGCGCGATAATTAATGTTCCGGTGAATTGTTCTTGTGGGAATAGCAGCGTGTCTATGGATTATGGTCTGTTTATTACGTATCCGCTTAGAGCTCAGGACAGTTTGAGTTCTATTTCTAAGCAATTTGGTTTGAATGAGAGTTTGTTGCAGGAGTATAATCCTGGTGCCAATTTTAGTGCAGGTGATGGTATTGTGTATATTCCCGGGAAAG ATGAAAGCGGAAACTACCTACCCCTTGTTTTAAG AAAATCCTCAGGATCAG GGCTCGCTGGTGGAGTGATTATTGGAATATGTATAGCAGCAGTAATTATTATAATAATCTTGTCAGTTTGGGTGTATCTTAGATGCATCAAAAGAAAGAAAGTGAACAAGGCTTCATTACTTCCCGAGAAATCTGAAAACCAGCTATCAG GTTCTATTGGTGAAGCCGGAGGTTCCACTAATATTCCAGGCGTAAATATTGACAAATCGGTTGAGTTTTCTTATGAAGAGCTTGCGAAATCAACTGATAATTTCAACTTTAGCTTTAAAATTGGTCAAGGTGGATACGGAACAGTTTACTTTGCAGAGCTTAGAGGCGAG AAAGCAGCAATCAAGAAAATGGATATTCAAGCATCAAAGGAGTTCTTTGCTGAACTGAAGGTCTTAACTCATGTTCATCACTTAAACCTG GTGCGCTTACTCGGATATTGTGTGGAGGATTCCCTTTTTCTAGTTTACGAGTACGTTGAAAATGGGAACTTAAGCCAACATCTGCGCAGCTCAG GAAGAGACCCATTGCAATGGTCAACTAGGGTACAAATCGCTCTGGATACAGCTAGAGGTCTTGAGTACATTCATGAGCACACTGTTCCTCTGTACATCCACCGTGATATCAAACCTGCTAATATATTGATAAACAATAACTTCCAAGCCAAG GTTGCAGATTTTGGGTTGGCTAAGCTCTCTGATGTAGGAAATGGAACTTTGCCAACTCGTCTTGTGGGAACTTTTGGATACATGCCACCAGA GTATGCTCAATTTGGTGAAGTGACCCCTAAAGTAGATGTTTTTGCATTTGGAGTTGTTCTTTATGAACTCATATCAGCAAAAGAAGCGGTAGTTAAACAAAGCAACTCAGCTGTTGAATTGACAAGTCTTGCTGATCTG TTCGAGGATGCTCTCAGTAAGCCTGACCCGAATGAGATAACTAAACTAATTGATCCTAGACTGGGTGACGATTATCCCCTTGAGTCAGTTCGTCAG GTGGCGGAGCTTGCAAAAGCATGTACTCACGATAACCCTCACCTACGTCCAAGTATGAAATCCGTTGTGGTTGCTCTGACTACCCTCTCTTCCGCAACCGGGAACTGGGATATAGATTCGTTTTATGGGAATGACGCTCTTTTAAACCGTGTTTCTGGAAGATAG
- the LOC141647543 gene encoding chitin elicitor receptor kinase 1-like isoform X1: MSTLIISQLIKLGFAITILLYLCSKTVESKCKSDCNLGLASYYVQRGETLELISGYFNNVNVTDIVSYNRDRIPNKDSLEAGTRINIPFPCGCVNDTFLGHVFSYAFRKGDTYESVAQFNYTNLTTFGWIQEVNSFLPDNVPVGAIINVPVNCSCGNSSVSMDYGLFITYPLRAQDSLSSISKQFGLNESLLQEYNPGANFSAGDGIVYIPGKDESGNYLPLVLRTYFVFVAGLAGGVIIGICIAAVIIIIILSVWVYLRCIKRKKVNKASLLPEKSENQLSGSIGEAGGSTNIPGVNIDKSVEFSYEELAKSTDNFNFSFKIGQGGYGTVYFAELRGEKAAIKKMDIQASKEFFAELKVLTHVHHLNLVRLLGYCVEDSLFLVYEYVENGNLSQHLRSSGRDPLQWSTRVQIALDTARGLEYIHEHTVPLYIHRDIKPANILINNNFQAKVADFGLAKLSDVGNGTLPTRLVGTFGYMPPEYAQFGEVTPKVDVFAFGVVLYELISAKEAVVKQSNSAVELTSLADLFEDALSKPDPNEITKLIDPRLGDDYPLESVRQVAELAKACTHDNPHLRPSMKSVVVALTTLSSATGNWDIDSFYGNDALLNRVSGR, encoded by the exons ATGTCAACTCTTATAATATCTCAATTGATTAAATTAGGGTTTGCAATTACAATTCTACTGTATTTGTGCTCAAAAACAGTAGAATCAAAGTGCAAAAGTGACTGCAATTTGGGTTTAGCATCGTATTATGTACAGCGAGGTGAAACCCTAGAGTTAATTTCTGGTTACTTCAATAATGTTAATGTAACTGATATTGTGAGCTACAACCGTGATCGAATCCCTAACAAAGACTCGCTTGAAGCCGGTACTCGGATCAATATTCCGTTTCCTTGTGGTTGTGTGAATGATACATTTTTAGGTCATGTTTTTAGTTATGCGTTTCGAAAGGGTGATACTTACGAAAGCGTTGCGCAATTTAATTATACTAATTTAACTACATTTGGTTGGATTCAAGAGGTAAATAGTTTTCTTCCGGATAATGTGCCTGTTGGCGCGATAATTAATGTTCCGGTGAATTGTTCTTGTGGGAATAGCAGCGTGTCTATGGATTATGGTCTGTTTATTACGTATCCGCTTAGAGCTCAGGACAGTTTGAGTTCTATTTCTAAGCAATTTGGTTTGAATGAGAGTTTGTTGCAGGAGTATAATCCTGGTGCCAATTTTAGTGCAGGTGATGGTATTGTGTATATTCCCGGGAAAG ATGAAAGCGGAAACTACCTACCCCTTGTTTTAAG AACTTATTTTGTATTTGTTGCAGGGCTCGCTGGTGGAGTGATTATTGGAATATGTATAGCAGCAGTAATTATTATAATAATCTTGTCAGTTTGGGTGTATCTTAGATGCATCAAAAGAAAGAAAGTGAACAAGGCTTCATTACTTCCCGAGAAATCTGAAAACCAGCTATCAG GTTCTATTGGTGAAGCCGGAGGTTCCACTAATATTCCAGGCGTAAATATTGACAAATCGGTTGAGTTTTCTTATGAAGAGCTTGCGAAATCAACTGATAATTTCAACTTTAGCTTTAAAATTGGTCAAGGTGGATACGGAACAGTTTACTTTGCAGAGCTTAGAGGCGAG AAAGCAGCAATCAAGAAAATGGATATTCAAGCATCAAAGGAGTTCTTTGCTGAACTGAAGGTCTTAACTCATGTTCATCACTTAAACCTG GTGCGCTTACTCGGATATTGTGTGGAGGATTCCCTTTTTCTAGTTTACGAGTACGTTGAAAATGGGAACTTAAGCCAACATCTGCGCAGCTCAG GAAGAGACCCATTGCAATGGTCAACTAGGGTACAAATCGCTCTGGATACAGCTAGAGGTCTTGAGTACATTCATGAGCACACTGTTCCTCTGTACATCCACCGTGATATCAAACCTGCTAATATATTGATAAACAATAACTTCCAAGCCAAG GTTGCAGATTTTGGGTTGGCTAAGCTCTCTGATGTAGGAAATGGAACTTTGCCAACTCGTCTTGTGGGAACTTTTGGATACATGCCACCAGA GTATGCTCAATTTGGTGAAGTGACCCCTAAAGTAGATGTTTTTGCATTTGGAGTTGTTCTTTATGAACTCATATCAGCAAAAGAAGCGGTAGTTAAACAAAGCAACTCAGCTGTTGAATTGACAAGTCTTGCTGATCTG TTCGAGGATGCTCTCAGTAAGCCTGACCCGAATGAGATAACTAAACTAATTGATCCTAGACTGGGTGACGATTATCCCCTTGAGTCAGTTCGTCAG GTGGCGGAGCTTGCAAAAGCATGTACTCACGATAACCCTCACCTACGTCCAAGTATGAAATCCGTTGTGGTTGCTCTGACTACCCTCTCTTCCGCAACCGGGAACTGGGATATAGATTCGTTTTATGGGAATGACGCTCTTTTAAACCGTGTTTCTGGAAGATAG